In a genomic window of Heterodontus francisci isolate sHetFra1 chromosome 21, sHetFra1.hap1, whole genome shotgun sequence:
- the LOC137381095 gene encoding probable G-protein coupled receptor 139: MWENVKLFTLARIIMINKQGILKRSTTAEFRGAEGFRCSSAEVTKRLTRTQITSNIIISKRKFFEYNHRHAYNQILNLFSLLDYLIAILDGLVVFQGTQIYVVRQKVRNLPDLHSLLNETNHYNLAGEYDLTALAEASGLIKTFQFQPAYWERLFVPFPDSAEPRINLLAIVILSRGKCGLSTCTTRYLVAMATADLLVILTEVIRFRIGYYYFLGSFLHITPVCRLIGALICAATDCSVWFTVTFSFDRFVAICCQKLKTKYCTKKTAAVILATACILLCLRNAPFYFAYEPREIIDNVPWGCSTKLSYFTEPGWAGFDWFDVVLTPLLPFALILLLNALTVRHILVVSRVRKELRGRNKGENHSDPEMESRRKSVILLFTISGSFILLWLVNVIEFLYYNIAGTNNNYYNDSQYIFQQVGWMLQVLSCCTNTFIYGVTQSKFREQVKTVVKYPVALIIQSMNKQHN; the protein is encoded by the exons GATTGACAAGAACACAAATAACTAGTAACATTATCATATCTAAACGAAAATTTTTTGAATACAACCATCGACATGCCTACAACCAAATACTTAAC CTGTTCTCACTCCTAGATTATTTGATCGCTATCCTTGACGGCCTTGTTGTGTTCCAAGGCACACAAATATATGTCGTACGACAGAAGGTCCGAAATCTTCCTGACCTTCACTCGCTCTTGAATGAAACCAATCAC TATAATTTAGCTGGCGAATATGACCTGACAGCTCTAGCAG AGGCATCCGGCCTCATAAAAACATTTCAGTTTCAACCCGCCTACTGGGAACGCTTGTTTGTCCCCTTTCCAGATTCTGCTGAACCCAGAA ttaatttactggcgattgtgatcctgtcccggggaaaatgtggcctctccacctgcaccacacgctatctggtggccatggcaacggcggatctgttGGTCATTCTCACTGAAGTCATACGATTCAGGATTGGTTATTATTATTTCCTGGGATCTTTCCtgcacatcacccctgtgtgtcgtCTTATCGGTGCCCTGATATGCGCAGCGACAGACTGTTCTgtgtggttcactgtcactttctcctttgatcgatttgtggccatttgttgccagaagctgaaaacgaaatattgcacaaagaaaactgcagctgtgattCTAGCAAcagcctgcattctgctctgtttaagaaATGCTCCCTTCTATTTTGCATATGAACCTAGAGAAATAATCGACAATGTGCCATGGGGCTGTTCTACAAAACtaagctattttactgagcccggatgggcgggatttgattggtttgatgtagttttaacaccattgctcccatttgctttaattttgttgctcaatgctctgacagtgaGACACATTTTAGTGGTCAGCCGTGTCCGTAAGGAACTGAGGGGTCGGAACaaaggagagaatcacagtgacccagaaatggagagcagaaggaagtctgtgattttactcttcaccatatctggcagcttcatacttctgtggctggtaaatgttatagaattcttatattataacattgcaGGGACAAATAACAATTATTACAATGATTCCCAGTATATCtttcaacaagtcggatggatgcttcaggttttaagttgctgcacaaacacgtttatttatggtgtgacacagtccaagttcagagagcaggtcaagaccgTGGTGAAATATCCAGTCGCATTAATTATTCAATCAATGAATAAACAACACAATTGA